From Carassius auratus strain Wakin chromosome 10, ASM336829v1, whole genome shotgun sequence, a single genomic window includes:
- the pdxp gene encoding pyridoxal phosphate phosphatase, whose protein sequence is MADNGGCVTLRGALIRDLLDSKHNVLFDCDGVIWNGETAVTGAPEVVSLLKQRGKRVFFVTNNCTRPRENYVQKFSRLGFTDVAEEEIFSSAYCSAAYLRDVARLEGKVYVIGCGGVMKELRDAGVPVAEEEDAEPGASIYTCPLDPDVKAVLVGYDENFTFMKLAKACCYLRSPECLFLATDPDPWHPLRGGRVTPGSGSLTAALETASSRKATVIGKPSRFMFDCIASQFDVDPARSLMIGDRLETDVLFGSNCGLTTVLTLTGVSTLEEALVYRDSQEPQKKHCAPDYVIESVADFLQALDE, encoded by the exons ATGGCAGACAACGGCGGCTGCGTGACGCTCCGCGGCGCTCTGATCCGGGACCTGCTGGACTCCAAACACAACGTGCTGTTCGACTGCGACGGCGTCATCTGGAACGGAGAAACAGCCGTTACTGGAGCTCCGGAGGTGGTCAGTCTGCTGAAGCAGCGCGGTAAACGCGTGTTCTTCGTCACTAACAACTGCACCAGGCCGCGGGAGAACTACGTGCAGAAGTTCAGCCGCCTCGGCTTCACTGACGTCGCGGAGGAGGAGATCTTCAGCTCGGCGTACTGCTCCGCCGCTTACCTGCGCGATGTGGCTCGGCTGGAGGGGAAGGTGTACGTGATCGGCTGCGGCGGGGTGATGAAGGAGCTGCGGGACGCCGGGGTGCCGGTGGCGGAGGAGGAAGACGCGGAGCCGGGCGCCAGCATCTACACCTGTCCCCTGGACCCGGATGTGAAGGCGGTGCTGGTGGGATACGACGAAAACTTCACTTTCATGAAGCTCGCCAAAGCCTGCTGCTACCTGAGGAGCCCCGAGTGTCTGTTCCTGGCCACTGACCCGGACCCCTGGCACCCGCTGAGAGGAGGCAGGGTCACCCCGG GGTCCGGCAGCCTCACGGCCGCTCTGGAGACGGCCAGCAGCAGGAAGGCCACGGTCATCGGGAAGCCCAGCCGCTTCATGTTCGACTGCATCGCCAGCCAGTTCGATGTGGACCCGGCGCGCTCGCTGATGATCGGAGACCGGCTGGAGACAGACGTTCTGTTCGGCAGTAACTGCGGCCTGACCACAGTGCTCACGCTGACCGGGGTCTCCACGCTGGAGGAGGCGCTCGTATACAGAGACAGCCAGGAGCCGCAGAAGAAGCACTGCGCTCCTGATTACGTGATTGAGTCTGTGGCTGACTTCCTGCAGGCTCTAGACGAGTGA
- the mier3a gene encoding mesoderm induction early response protein 3a, whose product MAEASLGSTSPVGSLSSEDHDFDPTAEMLVHDFDDERTLEEEEMREGESSRSSEIDDLEKEGSMPLEELLALYRYEAADSAVEGSSVDSSSVELTDELPDMTLDKEEIAKDLLSGDDEETQSSADDLTPSVTSHETNDFFPRTLRSNVVYDGDKESEGEDDGLSPEDSRKEIMVGSEYQAEIPPLTCYSDHENVYAEEDQLLWQPDILPEPKVKSFLQDALSGDGKMDGDARCSLVKDNEQALYELLKCNYNIREALERYRSNLKSSKDEMLPWSEEECRNFEHALLLYEKNFHLIQKHKVNTRTVAECVAFYYMWKKSERFEFFVQQNRFGKKKFNSYPGVTDLMDRLVDEAEGLVDGSASVCSSGRIESATEQQLNLLNSITASDLSALTSTVASVCNPADVSCLDSYSFSSLDGLHRGPLSHEEPLNYSSDGDGDCLNLMETGFYHSELGQISVCGEDCERPPAKRMKMGLSEPFINDSRSLAVDFEGRTHHITSAKMAVSVSDFGEAGSFMGAHTLHQHTPLQSE is encoded by the exons ATGGCGGAG GCTTCCTTGGGAAGTACAAGCCCAG TTGGCTCTTTGTCATCGGAAGATCACGATTTTGACCCGACGGCAGAAATGTTGGTGCACGATTTCGATGATGAGCGTACGTTAGAGGAAGAGGAGATGAGGGAAGGCGAGTCAAGCCGGAGCTCGGAGATCGATGATCTGGAGAAG GAGGGGAGCATGCCGCTGGAAGAGCTGCTAGCGTTGTACAGATATGAAGCTGCAGACAGCGCTGTCGAAGGGTCCAGCGTGGACAGTTCATCTGTAGAGCTGACCGATGAGCTGCCCGACATGACGTTAGATAAA GAGGAAATCGCTAAAGATCTGCTCTCTGGAGACGATGAAGAAACACAATCCTCTGCCGATGACCTCACACCGTCTGTGACATCACACGAAACCAATGATTTCTTCCCCAGGACTCTTCGCT CGAATGTGGTTTACGATGGAGACAAAGAATCTGAGGGTGAGGATGATGGTTTGAGTCCTGAAGACTCTCGTAAG GAGATCATGGTGGGATCTGAATATCAGGCAGAAATTCCTCCTCTCACATGTTATAGTGATCATGAAAATG TGTATGCAGAGGAAGATCAGCTGCTTTGGCAGCCGGATATCTTACCCGAGCCGAAAGTCAAAAGCTTCTTGCAGGACGCTCTGAGTGGGGATGGAAAGATGGACGGAGATGCCAGATGTTCTCTGGTCAAAGACAACGAGCAG GCTTTATATGAGCTTTTAAAATGCAACTATAACATCCGGGAAGCTCTTGAACGGTATCGCAGCAACCTCAAATCCTCGAAGG ACGAGATGCTCCCGTGGTCTGAAGAAGAGTGTAGGAATTTTGAACACGCTCTTCTGTTGTACGAGAAGAACTTCCACCTCATCCAGAAACACAAA gtGAACACACGAACAGTGGCAGAATGTGTTGCGTTTTACTACATGTGGAAGAAGTCCGAGCGATTCGAATTTTTCGTCCAGCAAAACCGATTCGGGAAGAAGAAGTTCAACAGTTATCCTGGCGTCAC GGATCTGATGGACCGGTTGGTGGATGAGGCCGAGGGTTTGGTGGATGGATCTGCATCTGTGTGCTCCAGCGGCAGGATCGAGTCTGCAACCGAACAACAGCTCAACCTGCTCAACTCCATCACAGCCAGTGACCTCTCCG CGCTGACAAGCACAGTGGCGTCGGTGTGTAACCCCGCAGACGTCAGCTGTCTGGACTCCTACAGCTTCTCCTCGCTGGACGGCCTTCACCGCGGTCCCCTGAGCCACGAAGAGCCACTCAACTACTCCAGCGACGGAGACGGAGACTGCCTCAACCTGATGGAGACGGGCTTCTACCACTCGGAGCTTGGGCAGATCAGTGTGTGCGGCGAGGACTGCGAGCGGCCCCCGGCCAAGCGGATGAAAATGGGCCTGTCGGAGCCCTTCATAAATGACAGCAGGAGCCTGGCCGTGGATTTCGAGGGCCGCACGCACCACATCACAAGTGCCAAAATGGCGGTATCGGTCAGTGACTTCGGCGAGGCGGGCAGCTTCATGGGAGCACACACACTACATCAGCACACACCGCTGCAGTCGGAGTAA